Within Candidatus Gracilibacteria bacterium, the genomic segment ATTTATTATTAGTACTTGTCAATAAATTTGTACTGTTTTTGGTTTTTTAGTGAAGATTCTGTGAGGTTTCTTGCGTTCGAAGGTGATATTATTATCATTTTCCTATGAAAAAATTTGGGATTATATGAGTCATTTTTTGCATGATTTTTGTCGTGAGTTTTTTTCTATGAAAAAATGCTAGAGTATGTGTTGTGAAGCTGGATAATACAGTGTGGAAGATTGAAATGGCGATTACGCCAGAAGAACAGGAAAGGGGATTGATGTATCGCACAAAACTCTGTGATACCTGTGGTATGCTCTTCGTGTTTGATACCATATCTCCGAAGACTTTTTGGATGAAAAATACGATGATACCGCTGGATATGTATTTCTATGATAATGATGGAAAACTGGTTGATTCAGTGAAAAATATGCGACCAGAAAGGGAAACAAAAGAAACGATGCAATATACGTCCCGACCTGCTCAATATGTAGTGGAGGTCAATGCGGGGTCTCAACTTTTTCAACCAGAAAGCTTTGATCCGAGAGAGTGTCTGTAGGAGTTTTTTTGACACCCCCGATTTCTTTTCAGTTGTCCCGCCCCCTCTGATTTTCTGGTGAAAAT encodes:
- a CDS encoding DUF192 domain-containing protein, producing the protein MKKFGIIGVIFCMIFVVSFFLGKNARVCVVKLDNTVWKIEMAITPEEQERGLMYRTKLCDTCGMLFVFDTISPKTFWMKNTMIPLDMYFYDNDGKLVDSVKNMRPERETKETMQYTSRPAQYVVEVNAGSQLFQPESFDPRECL